A DNA window from Luteolibacter luteus contains the following coding sequences:
- a CDS encoding phosphoenolpyruvate hydrolase family protein: protein MPNPWTGKGNPYTRAEVLERLHDTLSKGQPIIAAGAGTGISAKFIEKGGADLIIIYNSGRFRMAGHGSTAGLMAYGDANAVAMEIGEYEVLPIVEETPVICGVHATDPRRRMWHWLGKVKDMGFSGVNNFPTHCIIDGKFRQILEETGMSVKKEFEMVALARRMDLFSIVYVDAPEEAKAMAEAGADVIIAHVGTTVGGSVGVVDATMSLPEAAKRTQAIIEAGRSVRDDVLYLSHGGPINTPEDAAYINEHTDAVGFVGASSLERMAVEQSLTELTQQFKSIPVKRKH from the coding sequence ATGCCGAACCCTTGGACCGGAAAAGGAAACCCCTACACGCGTGCTGAAGTTCTCGAACGCCTGCACGACACGCTCTCGAAAGGACAGCCGATCATCGCCGCAGGAGCCGGCACCGGGATCAGCGCCAAGTTCATCGAAAAGGGCGGAGCCGACCTCATCATCATCTACAATTCTGGCCGCTTCCGCATGGCCGGCCACGGCTCCACCGCAGGCCTCATGGCCTATGGCGATGCCAATGCCGTGGCGATGGAGATCGGGGAGTATGAAGTGCTCCCGATCGTCGAGGAGACGCCCGTGATCTGCGGCGTCCACGCCACCGACCCCCGCCGCCGCATGTGGCACTGGCTGGGCAAGGTGAAGGACATGGGCTTCAGCGGCGTGAACAATTTCCCGACCCATTGCATCATTGATGGCAAGTTCCGCCAGATCCTCGAGGAAACCGGGATGAGCGTGAAGAAGGAGTTCGAAATGGTGGCCCTCGCCCGCCGCATGGACCTCTTCAGCATCGTCTATGTCGATGCCCCGGAAGAAGCGAAGGCGATGGCGGAAGCCGGCGCGGATGTGATCATCGCGCACGTCGGTACCACCGTTGGCGGTTCGGTGGGCGTGGTGGATGCCACCATGTCCCTGCCAGAAGCGGCGAAGCGCACCCAGGCGATCATCGAGGCCGGACGCAGCGTGCGGGATGACGTTCTTTACCTCAGCCACGGCGGCCCGATCAACACGCCGGAGGATGCCGCTTACATCAACGAGCACACCGATGCCGTGGGTTTCGTGGGGGCCTCTTCGCTGGAGCGCATGGCCGTCGAGCAGTCGCTCACCGAGCTTACCCAGCAGTTCAAGTCCATCCCCGTGAAGCGGAAGCACTGA
- a CDS encoding helix-turn-helix transcriptional regulator, producing the protein MPEADPAPKDRHVLGKGTRYLVVRADSGDPRDWLQKGPICPLLAQHHISHAGIMEAQPALEIIRSDLSGTFLLACIAGEGVVLADGEWKRLRAGQACLQPPFVRNGLKCLPGKPWNFAWVRYQESRETRPILSALSPVTGAFNPAPLKAAIEGLHAEASSAKGASALHHWSELIHHYVLRFAQPHQSDDRLWRVWQRAEADLARPWSLGELAAIACMSEEHLRRVCRKELGRTPMQQLTHLRLMRARHLLSITDDKIEVIARAVGYESVFTFSNTFKQWIGWRPSEHRKGNP; encoded by the coding sequence ATGCCAGAAGCCGATCCCGCCCCGAAAGACCGCCACGTGCTGGGGAAAGGCACGCGCTATCTGGTGGTGCGGGCCGACTCCGGGGACCCGCGGGACTGGCTGCAAAAGGGTCCGATCTGCCCGCTGCTGGCCCAGCATCACATCTCCCACGCCGGGATCATGGAGGCGCAGCCGGCGCTCGAGATCATCCGCAGCGACCTGAGCGGGACTTTCTTGCTGGCCTGCATCGCGGGCGAGGGCGTGGTGCTGGCCGATGGCGAGTGGAAGCGGCTGCGTGCGGGCCAAGCCTGCCTGCAGCCGCCCTTCGTGAGAAACGGCCTGAAATGCCTGCCGGGAAAGCCATGGAACTTCGCATGGGTGCGCTACCAGGAATCCCGGGAAACGAGACCGATCCTTTCGGCGCTCTCGCCAGTGACCGGTGCCTTCAATCCAGCGCCACTGAAAGCTGCGATCGAGGGGCTGCACGCGGAAGCGTCCTCAGCGAAGGGAGCCTCGGCGCTGCATCATTGGAGCGAGCTGATCCACCACTACGTGCTGCGCTTCGCCCAGCCACATCAGTCCGACGACCGCCTGTGGCGGGTCTGGCAACGCGCGGAAGCCGACCTCGCCCGGCCATGGAGCCTTGGAGAGCTGGCCGCGATCGCATGCATGAGCGAGGAACACCTGCGCCGCGTCTGTCGCAAGGAGCTGGGACGAACGCCGATGCAGCAGCTTACCCATCTGCGCCTGATGAGGGCGCGGCACTTGCTGTCCATCACGGATGACAAGATCGAGGTGATCGCCCGGGCAGTGGGCTATGAGAGCGTTTTCACGTTCTCGAATACGTTCAAGCAGTGGATCGGCTGGCGGCCTTCGGAGCACCGGAAGGGTAATCCCTGA
- a CDS encoding TorF family putative porin → MRKHTKYVGALAAASALVAGYASAELEGEVHVGYSDIYEFRFVDLGSDLVEAGVDLNYEIAEGFALSGGLWYGSVNDSGSSFILPGGGPGVPAAVVDNSFNELDLYAAVSKEIGPVTLELGYIYYTYMDSDIADTQEVYLGASVEVGWGVTAGATYYYDFDQLDGWYLQPELSKSFEFNDCLKLNLSTGVGIADGHGGQVSDKLGSVGTADGFQGWFVKAELPWEFREGFTLAPYVKYVDADSDLVSETPAVGGTGLLGGNDHLVAGVKVSVGF, encoded by the coding sequence ATGCGCAAACACACCAAATATGTCGGCGCCCTGGCCGCTGCCTCCGCCCTTGTGGCTGGCTACGCCTCGGCGGAACTTGAAGGGGAAGTCCACGTCGGTTACAGCGACATTTACGAGTTCCGCTTTGTGGACCTCGGCAGCGACCTCGTGGAAGCTGGTGTCGATCTGAACTACGAGATCGCCGAAGGCTTCGCTCTCAGCGGCGGCCTCTGGTATGGCTCCGTCAATGATTCCGGCTCTTCCTTCATCCTTCCTGGCGGTGGCCCGGGCGTCCCGGCAGCCGTCGTGGACAACAGCTTCAACGAGCTCGATCTCTACGCTGCTGTCAGCAAGGAAATCGGTCCCGTGACCCTTGAGCTTGGCTACATCTACTACACCTACATGGATTCGGACATCGCCGATACCCAGGAAGTGTACCTTGGTGCCAGCGTCGAAGTGGGCTGGGGCGTGACCGCTGGCGCGACCTACTACTACGATTTCGATCAACTCGATGGCTGGTACCTCCAGCCGGAGCTCAGCAAGAGCTTCGAGTTCAACGATTGCCTCAAGCTGAACCTCTCCACCGGCGTTGGCATTGCTGACGGTCACGGTGGCCAGGTTTCCGACAAGCTCGGTTCCGTCGGCACCGCCGATGGTTTCCAAGGCTGGTTCGTGAAGGCTGAGCTTCCCTGGGAATTCCGCGAAGGCTTCACCCTCGCTCCCTACGTGAAGTACGTCGATGCTGACAGCGACCTCGTCTCCGAGACCCCGGCTGTCGGTGGCACCGGTCTCCTCGGTGGCAACGATCACCTCGTCGCCGGTGTGAAGGTGTCCGTCGGCTTCTAA
- a CDS encoding ammonium transporter, which produces MSLKTRLARGACAFAAVAMMVLPLAPSARAQEETPAPAPAAEAPAAAAATPTVEERLADIEAYMNNVARPEKTSGAESLVKGPGPGHNAWQMVSTALVLFMTLPGLALFYGGLVRKKNVLSVLAQCLGCACMITPLWWLCGYSLSFGVDAKSALIGDMSNAMFKGVDPAAVGAGYYWISDGMWAMFQLTFAIITPALIVGAIAERMKFISIMVFILLWMFAVYFPFAHMVWSTVGLMCGPLNPNAAIKAIDFAGGTVVHMTSGWSALVLCLILGKRINYGREPMAPHSMVLCMVGTGMLWVGWYGFNAGSALGADAIATNAFVTTTLCAGTAGLAWALVEWIFKGKPSVLGFCSGIVAGLVVITPAAGFVGATSSIIMGVLAGVVPFLAVAYLKKMLGYDDALDTFGVHGVGGTMGAILTGIFADEKVNSVVGPLKEGLLMNQFKAVALTIVWSVVATAVIALIVKVVLGLRPDAETETAGLDLADHGEAGYEH; this is translated from the coding sequence ATGAGCCTGAAAACACGATTGGCACGCGGCGCTTGTGCGTTTGCTGCCGTAGCAATGATGGTCCTGCCCCTGGCACCGAGTGCCCGCGCGCAGGAGGAAACACCTGCGCCCGCTCCGGCGGCGGAGGCACCGGCTGCCGCGGCAGCCACGCCAACCGTGGAAGAACGCCTGGCCGACATCGAGGCCTACATGAACAATGTGGCCCGTCCGGAAAAGACCAGCGGTGCCGAGTCGCTCGTGAAAGGCCCCGGCCCGGGTCACAATGCCTGGCAGATGGTTAGCACCGCGCTGGTGCTTTTCATGACCCTGCCTGGTCTGGCCCTTTTCTACGGCGGCCTGGTCCGCAAGAAGAACGTGTTGTCGGTGCTGGCCCAGTGTCTCGGCTGCGCGTGCATGATCACCCCGCTCTGGTGGCTCTGCGGTTACTCCCTGTCCTTCGGTGTGGATGCCAAGAGCGCCCTGATCGGTGACATGAGCAACGCCATGTTCAAGGGCGTGGATCCGGCTGCTGTCGGTGCCGGCTACTACTGGATCTCGGACGGCATGTGGGCGATGTTCCAGCTCACCTTCGCGATCATCACCCCCGCCCTGATCGTGGGTGCCATCGCCGAGCGCATGAAGTTTATCTCGATCATGGTCTTCATCCTCCTCTGGATGTTCGCCGTTTACTTCCCCTTCGCCCACATGGTGTGGTCGACCGTCGGCCTGATGTGCGGTCCGCTGAACCCGAATGCCGCGATCAAGGCGATCGACTTCGCCGGCGGCACCGTGGTTCACATGACCTCCGGTTGGAGCGCCCTGGTGCTCTGCCTGATCCTCGGCAAGCGCATCAACTATGGCAGGGAGCCGATGGCTCCGCACAGCATGGTGCTCTGCATGGTCGGCACCGGCATGCTCTGGGTCGGATGGTATGGCTTCAATGCCGGCTCCGCCCTCGGTGCCGATGCGATCGCTACGAACGCTTTCGTCACCACCACGCTCTGCGCCGGGACCGCTGGCCTGGCATGGGCCTTGGTCGAGTGGATCTTCAAAGGCAAGCCGAGCGTCCTCGGTTTCTGCTCCGGCATCGTGGCCGGCCTGGTGGTGATCACCCCTGCTGCCGGTTTCGTGGGTGCCACTTCCTCCATCATCATGGGCGTGCTCGCCGGTGTGGTCCCCTTCCTCGCGGTGGCTTACCTGAAGAAGATGCTCGGCTATGACGACGCGCTGGACACCTTCGGCGTGCACGGTGTGGGCGGCACCATGGGTGCGATCCTGACCGGCATCTTCGCCGACGAGAAGGTCAACTCGGTCGTGGGACCGCTCAAGGAAGGCCTGCTCATGAACCAGTTCAAGGCAGTCGCCCTGACGATCGTGTGGAGCGTAGTGGCCACCGCGGTGATCGCCCTGATCGTGAAGGTGGTTCTCGGCCTCCGTCCGGATGCCGAAACCGAGACCGCCGGCCTCGACCTCGCCGACCACGGCGAAGCAGGCTACGAGCACTAA
- a CDS encoding type III pantothenate kinase, with amino-acid sequence MAWLLVDNSNTRTKFALADAETLLPQRAWLATAEISPESLAKTLAGFEFEGTLLCSVVPEKARILREVLVSRGPLHPLTYQSDTGLVIDYPRPEQIGADRLANAIGVSARHGAPAIVIDFGTAVTFDVVSAGPSYCGGVIAPGLGAMQDYLGRRTALLPQIELDEPASAIGKSTVEAMQAGAVFGYRGLVREIITRLKAEMDGTPAIVATGGDAALIARGLPEIGAVDTDLTLEGLRLAAIRNLH; translated from the coding sequence ATGGCCTGGCTTCTCGTCGACAACTCGAATACCCGCACGAAATTCGCGCTGGCTGATGCGGAGACCCTGCTCCCGCAACGCGCATGGCTGGCTACGGCTGAGATCTCTCCGGAATCCCTTGCGAAGACGCTCGCGGGATTCGAGTTCGAAGGCACGCTGCTGTGTTCCGTGGTCCCGGAGAAGGCCCGGATCCTCCGCGAAGTACTGGTTTCCCGGGGTCCGCTACATCCCCTCACCTATCAGAGCGATACGGGACTGGTGATCGATTATCCGCGTCCGGAGCAGATTGGTGCGGACCGCCTGGCGAATGCGATCGGGGTCAGTGCGCGGCACGGGGCTCCGGCGATCGTGATTGATTTCGGCACGGCCGTGACCTTCGACGTGGTGTCTGCCGGTCCCAGCTACTGCGGCGGGGTGATCGCGCCGGGACTGGGGGCCATGCAGGACTACCTCGGCCGCCGGACAGCGCTGCTTCCGCAGATCGAACTGGATGAACCCGCCTCCGCCATCGGGAAGTCGACGGTGGAGGCGATGCAAGCCGGAGCCGTCTTCGGCTACCGGGGCCTGGTTCGGGAGATCATTACGCGGCTGAAAGCTGAAATGGACGGCACTCCAGCGATCGTAGCGACCGGTGGCGACGCCGCGCTGATCGCGCGAGGCCTGCCGGAGATCGGCGCGGTGGATACGGACCTAACACTGGAAGGCCTCCGGCTGGCCGCCATACGAAATCTTCACTGA